Part of the Chitinivibrionales bacterium genome, TTTCATCAGACCGCTTTGACGCAGTTGTCCTCGATTTGAAATTGCCGGATGGTGACGCCCTTGAATGGCTTCCCGAGCTGAAAAAGGGATATCCCCATCTTCCGGTCATCGTCATCACCGGCAGCAGCGACATTCCCACGGCGGTAAAAGCGACAAAAAACGGCGCTGAGGACTTTCTCACCAAGCCGGTTGAAATGACCGACCTGCTCGCCTCGCTGCGGAAATCCCTTGAAATCGGATCCCTCCGGAAACTGGCCCTGGTTCAAAACCGTCTTGGCAAACAGGACGAACCGTATTTCGGCTCAAGCCGGACCATTGCCGAGGTGATGGAGCACGCTGCCGTCGCCGCCGCCAACGATACCGTGGTTCTGATCCTGGGCGAGACCGGCACCGGCAAAGGATTGCTTGCCAAATGGATTCACAACCAGAGCGAAAGAAAATCCGAGGCCTTTGTCGAGTTGAACTGCTCGAGCCTCAGGGGAGACCTTCTGCGGAGCGAGTTGTTCGGTCATGTTAAAGGCGCATTCACCTCCTCCATCAAGGACAAGGAAGGGCTTATCGAGGTTGCCGACGGAGGGACCCTGTTTCTCGACGAGATAGGGGACATGGACATGGAAGTGCAGGCGCAGCTGCTCAAGACCATCGAAGAGAAATCGTTCCGGAGAATAGGGGAAAACCACCTTCGGAAAAGCGATTTCAGGCTGATATGCGCCACCAACAGGGACCTGCTCAAGGAAACAGAATCCGGAAAATTCAGGAACGATCTGTACTACCGGATCTGCGTTTTCCCCGTTCATCTGCCGGCACTGCGCGAGAGAAAAGACGACATTCCCGGACTGTGCGAACAAATTCTGAAAAGTTTCGATTATTCCCACTTGCCTTTGTCAAGGACCGTGAACGACCTTCTGGTGGCGTATCCCTGGCCGGGGAATATACGCGAATTGCGGAACATGCTGGAAAGGGCCTTTTTGCTGGCGCGAGGGCAGGAAATCGAACCCGTCCATTTTCCCGGACTCAACGCTGCGGCGCCGTCCCCATTGCAAGGGGGGAACGGGTTCTCCCCGATAAATCTCGAGGAAATGGAGAAAA contains:
- a CDS encoding sigma-54 dependent transcriptional regulator, translating into MRTQKLLLVEDDEAALFAYERYLTKNGYATQSSSNLADAKNAVSSDRFDAVVLDLKLPDGDALEWLPELKKGYPHLPVIVITGSSDIPTAVKATKNGAEDFLTKPVEMTDLLASLRKSLEIGSLRKLALVQNRLGKQDEPYFGSSRTIAEVMEHAAVAAANDTVVLILGETGTGKGLLAKWIHNQSERKSEAFVELNCSSLRGDLLRSELFGHVKGAFTSSIKDKEGLIEVADGGTLFLDEIGDMDMEVQAQLLKTIEEKSFRRIGENHLRKSDFRLICATNRDLLKETESGKFRNDLYYRICVFPVHLPALRERKDDIPGLCEQILKSFDYSHLPLSRTVNDLLVAYPWPGNIRELRNMLERAFLLARGQEIEPVHFPGLNAAAPSPLQGGNGFSPINLEEMEKIHIKRVLDHCAGDKYKASEILGISLSSLYRKLAKVDEGK